A single Paraburkholderia sp. D15 DNA region contains:
- the phnH gene encoding phosphonate C-P lyase system protein PhnH, whose protein sequence is MENSPIALSTLTPGFPDPVHDTQAVFRTLLDALSRPGTVGTIEDVLPALNASRTNPGNPADGATRADLAAFAALLALCDYATPVWLAQADSALGSALRFHTGAPLTDDPAEAVFAYIHDAATLPPLEGFALGAAESPELSVTLLIRVDALSGGAPVVLSGPGIQHTATIAPVGLPERFWRERAALAPLFPCGVDCYLVCGAALIGLPRTTQAKVN, encoded by the coding sequence ATGGAAAACTCACCGATTGCATTGTCCACCTTGACGCCGGGTTTTCCGGACCCGGTGCACGACACCCAGGCGGTGTTCCGCACCCTGCTCGACGCGTTGTCGCGGCCGGGCACGGTCGGCACGATCGAGGACGTGTTGCCCGCGCTGAACGCCAGCCGGACCAACCCGGGCAACCCTGCCGACGGCGCCACCCGCGCCGATCTCGCCGCGTTCGCCGCACTGCTCGCGTTATGCGATTACGCGACGCCGGTCTGGCTCGCGCAAGCCGACAGCGCGCTCGGCTCGGCGCTGCGCTTTCACACCGGCGCACCGTTGACGGACGATCCGGCCGAAGCCGTCTTCGCCTATATCCACGACGCCGCCACGCTGCCGCCGCTGGAAGGGTTCGCGCTCGGCGCGGCGGAGTCGCCGGAGTTGTCGGTCACGCTGCTGATCCGCGTCGATGCCTTGAGCGGCGGCGCGCCGGTCGTGCTCAGCGGCCCCGGCATTCAGCACACGGCGACCATCGCCCCGGTCGGGCTGCCCGAGCGCTTCTGGCGCGAACGCGCGGCGCTCGCGCCGCTGTTTCCCTGCGGCGTCGATTGCTATCTCGTCTGCGGCGCGGCGCTGATCGGCCTGCCCCGCACAACTCAAGCGAAGGTGAACTGA
- the phnK gene encoding phosphonate C-P lyase system protein PhnK encodes MSSRTPPLLSARALTRQYGGRNGCRNVSFDLYPGEVLCIVGESGSGKTTLLNALALKTEADSGTLHYTASHGDTLDLLALSEPRRRLLMRTEWGFVQQNPRDGLRSGVSAGANIGEPLMAIGARHYGDIRHTATQWMERVELDASRIDEFPAAFSGGMQQRLQIARNLVTGPRLVFMDEPTAGLDVSVQARLLDLLRTLTSTLHLSVLIVTHDIGVARLLAHRLMVMQGGEVVEAGLTDQVLDDPQHPYTQTLVSSVLPV; translated from the coding sequence ATGAGCTCGCGCACCCCTCCTCTGCTGAGCGCCCGCGCGCTCACCAGGCAATACGGCGGACGCAACGGTTGCCGCAACGTCAGCTTCGATCTGTATCCGGGCGAGGTGCTGTGCATCGTCGGCGAATCGGGTTCGGGCAAGACCACGCTGCTGAACGCGCTCGCGTTGAAGACCGAAGCCGACAGCGGCACGCTGCACTACACCGCGTCGCATGGCGATACCCTCGATCTGCTCGCGCTGTCCGAACCGCGCCGCCGTCTGCTGATGCGCACCGAATGGGGCTTCGTTCAGCAGAATCCGCGCGACGGTCTGCGCAGCGGCGTCTCGGCCGGCGCGAATATCGGCGAGCCCTTGATGGCGATCGGCGCGCGTCACTACGGCGACATTCGCCACACGGCCACGCAATGGATGGAGCGCGTCGAGCTGGACGCGTCGCGGATCGACGAATTTCCCGCCGCGTTTTCCGGCGGCATGCAGCAGCGTCTGCAGATTGCCCGCAATCTCGTGACCGGTCCGCGGCTCGTCTTCATGGACGAACCCACCGCCGGTCTCGACGTATCGGTGCAGGCGCGTCTGCTCGATCTGCTGCGGACCTTGACCTCGACACTGCATCTGTCGGTGCTGATCGTCACGCACGACATCGGCGTGGCGCGTCTGCTCGCGCATCGGCTGATGGTGATGCAAGGCGGCGAGGTCGTCGAAGCGGGTCTGACCGATCAGGTGCTCGACGATCCGCAGCACCCGTACACACAAACGCTGGTTTCCTCGGTTCTGCCGGTTTGA
- the phnF gene encoding phosphonate metabolism transcriptional regulator PhnF: MTSNDSATPGTLLERGAGVAVWRQIEQILAREIAASGFGEEGRLPSEGELAKRFDVNRHTVRRAMLGLAALGLVSVEQGRGTFVQPGAIDYSIGRRTRFTENLRQQHHTAAGTMLSAARVKAEPSVAKALSLRAGALVYRIETLHESDGVPLTFARNWYPAARFPDLPEVLERTGGVTKAMAELGVHDYLRKWSRIGSVLPEPEVARRLNINRQQPVLWVENVDVDLQGTPVKYGFTHFAADRVQLLVEHDV, from the coding sequence ATGACATCGAACGACAGCGCGACACCGGGCACCTTGCTCGAACGCGGCGCGGGCGTTGCTGTGTGGCGGCAGATCGAACAGATTCTGGCCAGGGAGATCGCCGCCAGCGGTTTCGGCGAAGAGGGACGTTTGCCGAGCGAGGGAGAACTGGCCAAACGCTTCGACGTGAACCGCCATACCGTGCGCCGCGCGATGCTCGGTCTCGCGGCGCTGGGTCTCGTCAGCGTCGAACAGGGGCGTGGCACGTTCGTGCAGCCGGGCGCGATCGACTATTCGATCGGCCGCCGCACGCGCTTCACCGAGAACCTGCGTCAGCAGCATCACACGGCGGCCGGCACAATGCTATCGGCGGCGCGCGTGAAGGCCGAACCGAGCGTCGCGAAGGCCTTGAGTCTGCGGGCCGGCGCGCTGGTCTACCGGATCGAGACGTTGCACGAGTCCGACGGCGTGCCGCTGACGTTCGCGCGCAACTGGTATCCGGCCGCGCGCTTTCCCGACCTGCCCGAGGTGCTGGAGCGCACCGGCGGCGTGACCAAGGCGATGGCGGAGCTCGGCGTGCACGACTATCTGCGCAAGTGGAGCCGCATCGGCAGTGTGCTGCCCGAGCCGGAGGTGGCGCGGCGCCTGAACATCAACCGTCAGCAGCCGGTGCTGTGGGTCGAGAACGTCGATGTCGATCTGCAAGGCACGCCGGTCAAATACGGTTTCACGCATTTCGCGGCGGATCGCGTGCAACTGCTGGTGGAGCACGACGTATGA
- a CDS encoding diguanylate cyclase yields MIRPGLTFKLSVLLACIGVLASGATGYYAYRANRTMLVNEASISLLTSTELLGQRFSSAIDDVGADAQVLATLPSSADVVQTDDGLGPNAAREQLAQVYSSFMVHHREYLQIRLITREHYGLELIRFDRDGDGLVRVKGNQLQEKGQFAYVFETLAFSPGRIYTSPIQVNHEYGAHGAEGKPTLRLGTPVANASGAVVGVVVIDVDLAGLLKRLQSDLPSDFQVYLTNEWGDFLVHPDPSKTFGFDRGRRVLIQDSFSVVKPLFEQQQSEVLVNGLSRPKQAAGQVLAFVRRPFGDYAGNRFIVLGLAKPLADVLSGANLLGDRIVRMVLVFSVLALGLAVLFARALTKPLHMLAHAATHLFAEHSMETLPLKRTDEIGVLARCFDRLRREIKSQMDVLHAKQRELVHLATHDGLTGLPNRSLFMQKLESAIDEATRRQEGLAVLFVDLDRFKQINDQFGHSIGDKVLVAVARRLKQGLCTADVVARLGGDEFIVLIEGPRAAEAAPAIASRIMATLNEELVVDGQSMTVGASIGISQFPDDSGTAEELLLNADAAMYAAKSGGRCAYLRYHDVLEMRRAEQLEQALAQSRAETDARAGREAEPLA; encoded by the coding sequence ATGATCCGGCCCGGGCTCACCTTCAAGTTGTCGGTGCTGCTTGCCTGCATCGGCGTGCTCGCGTCCGGCGCGACCGGCTATTACGCGTACCGTGCGAACAGGACGATGCTGGTGAACGAAGCCAGCATCAGCCTCTTGACCTCCACGGAACTGCTCGGCCAGCGCTTTTCGTCGGCGATCGACGATGTCGGCGCCGACGCGCAGGTGCTCGCGACGCTGCCTTCCTCGGCGGACGTCGTGCAGACCGACGACGGCCTCGGCCCCAACGCGGCGCGCGAACAACTGGCGCAGGTGTACTCGAGCTTCATGGTGCATCACCGCGAGTACCTGCAGATCCGCCTGATTACCCGCGAGCACTACGGGCTCGAACTGATCCGTTTCGATCGCGACGGCGATGGTCTGGTGCGCGTAAAAGGCAACCAGCTGCAGGAGAAAGGGCAGTTCGCGTATGTGTTCGAGACGCTGGCGTTTTCGCCGGGCCGCATCTATACGTCGCCGATTCAGGTCAATCACGAATACGGCGCGCACGGCGCCGAAGGCAAGCCGACGCTGCGGCTCGGCACGCCGGTGGCGAATGCGAGCGGCGCGGTGGTCGGCGTGGTCGTGATCGACGTCGATCTCGCCGGTCTGCTCAAGCGTTTGCAAAGCGATCTGCCGAGCGACTTCCAGGTTTATCTGACCAACGAGTGGGGCGACTTCCTCGTGCATCCCGATCCGTCGAAAACCTTCGGCTTCGATCGCGGACGGCGCGTGCTGATCCAGGACAGCTTCTCCGTCGTCAAGCCGCTGTTCGAGCAGCAGCAAAGCGAGGTGCTGGTGAACGGCCTGTCGCGGCCGAAGCAGGCCGCCGGTCAGGTGCTCGCGTTCGTGCGCCGGCCGTTCGGCGATTACGCGGGCAACCGCTTCATCGTGCTCGGGCTCGCCAAGCCGCTCGCGGATGTGTTGTCCGGCGCGAATCTGCTCGGCGACCGCATCGTGCGCATGGTGCTGGTGTTCAGCGTGCTGGCGCTGGGCCTCGCGGTGCTGTTCGCGCGCGCGTTGACCAAGCCCTTGCATATGCTCGCGCACGCGGCCACGCATCTGTTCGCCGAGCATTCGATGGAAACGCTGCCGCTCAAACGCACCGACGAGATCGGCGTGCTTGCGCGTTGCTTCGATCGTCTGCGGCGCGAGATCAAATCGCAGATGGACGTGCTGCACGCCAAGCAGCGCGAGCTCGTGCATCTGGCGACGCACGACGGGTTGACCGGCCTGCCGAACCGCTCGCTGTTCATGCAGAAGCTCGAAAGCGCGATCGACGAAGCGACCCGCCGGCAGGAAGGTCTCGCGGTGCTGTTCGTCGACCTCGACCGCTTCAAGCAGATCAACGACCAGTTCGGTCATTCGATCGGCGACAAGGTGCTGGTCGCGGTGGCGCGCCGTCTGAAGCAGGGGCTGTGCACCGCCGATGTGGTCGCGCGGCTCGGCGGCGACGAGTTCATCGTGCTGATCGAAGGACCGCGTGCCGCCGAGGCGGCGCCCGCGATCGCGTCGCGCATCATGGCGACGCTGAACGAGGAACTGGTGGTGGACGGGCAGAGCATGACGGTGGGCGCGAGCATCGGCATCAGCCAGTTTCCGGACGACAGCGGCACCGCCGAAGAGCTGCTGCTCAATGCCGACGCCGCGATGTACGCGGCCAAATCCGGCGGCCGCTGCGCGTATCTGCGCTATCACGACGTGCTGGAAATGCGCCGCGCCGAGCAGCTGGAGCAAGCGCTGGCGCAAAGCCGGGCGGAGACGGACGCGCGCGCCGGCCGCGAGGCGGAACCGCTCGCCTGA
- a CDS encoding lytic transglycosylase domain-containing protein, which translates to MFPKFLLAALVCWFACGAAHAADDCFNEAAAYQGVNPWVLRALAWYESKGDPFAVHRNANGSIDVGQLQINSIHFNALEREGVPHRALIDPCVNVYVAAWLLKQKMVKHGNTWRAIGAYHSETPRERDAYARGIRKVLVAWGQLPSDR; encoded by the coding sequence ATGTTCCCGAAATTTCTACTGGCCGCGCTGGTCTGCTGGTTCGCGTGCGGCGCGGCCCACGCCGCCGACGACTGTTTCAACGAAGCGGCGGCCTATCAAGGCGTCAATCCGTGGGTGTTGCGCGCACTCGCCTGGTATGAATCGAAGGGCGATCCGTTCGCGGTCCACCGTAACGCGAACGGATCGATCGACGTCGGCCAGTTGCAGATCAACTCGATCCACTTCAACGCGCTCGAACGCGAAGGCGTGCCGCATCGCGCGTTGATCGATCCGTGCGTGAACGTCTACGTCGCGGCGTGGCTGCTGAAACAGAAGATGGTCAAGCACGGCAACACCTGGCGCGCGATCGGCGCGTATCACTCGGAAACCCCGCGCGAGCGGGACGCGTACGCGCGCGGGATTCGCAAGGTGCTGGTCGCGTGGGGGCAGTTGCCGTCGGATCGCTGA
- a CDS encoding carbon-phosphorus lyase complex subunit PhnI, with the protein MYVAVKGGERAIEASWRLLDKARRGDTQLAELGVAQIREQLRLAVARVMTEGSVYDEELAALAIKQAAGDLVEAIFLLRAYRTTLPRFGYTLPVDTESMQVERRISATFKDVPGGQMLGATYDYTQRLLDFALLAQGDAASTDASGATLATTANAPADAFATNPQHAAHTPAEAMPRVVTLLDKEGLIEQERPTPQAPEPGDLSREPLAFPASRATRLQNLARGDEGFLLAMGYATQRGYANSHPFAGEIRFGTIPVEMELDELGECVDIGEIDITECQMINQFAGSGAVPPTFTQGYGLAFGHSERKAMAMALVDRALRAEELGETLASPTQDIEFMLSHSDNVEASGFVQHLKLPHYVDFQSELELVRRLRAQHVAEHGGAHASHETQGEQATQRDHQEQPA; encoded by the coding sequence ATGTACGTAGCCGTCAAGGGTGGAGAACGCGCGATCGAGGCATCGTGGCGTCTGCTGGACAAAGCGCGGCGCGGCGATACGCAACTGGCCGAACTCGGCGTCGCGCAGATTCGCGAGCAGTTGCGCCTCGCGGTGGCACGCGTGATGACCGAAGGTTCCGTGTACGACGAAGAACTCGCGGCGCTCGCGATCAAGCAGGCCGCGGGCGACCTGGTCGAGGCGATCTTCCTGCTGCGCGCGTATCGCACGACGCTGCCGCGTTTCGGTTACACGCTACCGGTGGACACGGAATCGATGCAGGTGGAGCGTCGTATCTCGGCGACCTTCAAGGACGTGCCGGGCGGTCAGATGCTCGGTGCGACTTACGATTACACGCAACGTCTGCTGGATTTCGCGTTGCTCGCGCAGGGCGATGCCGCATCGACCGATGCCAGCGGTGCAACTTTAGCGACCACGGCAAACGCTCCAGCCGATGCATTCGCAACGAACCCGCAGCACGCCGCGCACACCCCCGCCGAAGCGATGCCGCGCGTTGTCACGCTGCTCGACAAGGAAGGCCTGATCGAACAGGAACGCCCCACGCCGCAAGCACCGGAACCCGGCGATCTGTCGCGCGAACCGCTCGCCTTCCCCGCGAGCCGCGCAACCCGCCTGCAGAATCTCGCGCGCGGCGACGAAGGTTTTCTGCTGGCAATGGGTTATGCGACGCAACGCGGCTACGCCAACTCGCACCCGTTCGCCGGCGAGATCCGCTTCGGCACGATCCCGGTCGAAATGGAACTCGACGAACTGGGCGAATGCGTCGACATCGGCGAGATCGACATCACCGAATGCCAGATGATCAATCAGTTCGCCGGCAGCGGCGCGGTGCCGCCCACCTTCACGCAAGGTTACGGGCTGGCATTCGGTCACTCCGAGCGCAAGGCGATGGCCATGGCGCTGGTGGACCGCGCACTGCGAGCGGAGGAGTTGGGCGAAACGCTCGCCTCGCCGACACAGGACATCGAATTCATGCTCTCGCATAGCGACAACGTCGAGGCGTCGGGTTTCGTGCAGCATCTGAAGCTGCCTCACTACGTCGACTTTCAGTCGGAGCTGGAACTCGTGCGGCGCTTACGCGCCCAGCACGTTGCAGAGCACGGCGGCGCGCACGCGTCTCACGAAACGCAGGGCGAACAGGCCACGCAACGCGATCACCAGGAGCAGCCAGCATGA
- the phnG gene encoding phosphonate C-P lyase system protein PhnG, producing the protein MSASSASPSATASSAPRASTSPRRAWMAVLARTPRADLEAALQRALHGRPAPAYDWLRPPEIGLAMVRGRVGGSGDPFNLGEATVTRATLRLRVAEGETAAVGVACHLGRDRRRAELAALADALLQLPEHRDALHRQLIEPFAAQQAGQRAARREEAAATRVEFFTMVRGD; encoded by the coding sequence ATGAGCGCCTCTTCCGCTTCACCGTCCGCCACCGCCTCTTCGGCGCCTCGCGCGTCGACTTCGCCGCGCCGCGCGTGGATGGCGGTCCTTGCCCGCACGCCGCGCGCCGATCTCGAAGCCGCGCTGCAACGCGCGCTGCACGGCCGGCCCGCCCCCGCTTACGACTGGCTGCGTCCGCCTGAGATCGGTCTCGCGATGGTGCGCGGCCGCGTCGGCGGCAGCGGCGATCCGTTCAATCTCGGCGAGGCCACCGTCACGCGCGCCACGCTGCGCCTGCGCGTTGCCGAAGGCGAAACCGCCGCCGTCGGCGTGGCCTGTCATCTGGGCCGCGACCGCCGCCGCGCCGAACTCGCCGCCCTGGCCGACGCGCTGCTGCAACTGCCGGAGCATCGCGACGCGCTGCATCGGCAACTGATCGAACCGTTCGCGGCGCAACAGGCCGGGCAACGCGCCGCGCGGCGCGAGGAGGCCGCGGCCACGCGCGTCGAATTCTTCACGATGGTCCGGGGCGACTGA
- a CDS encoding alpha-D-ribose 1-methylphosphonate 5-triphosphate diphosphatase: MLIRNARVVTRDEVFTGVVRIEDGAIRDVERGTTAAREAEDWDGDYLLPGLIELHTDNLEKHLAPRPGVQWNTDAAFVIHDAQVAAAGITTVFDALAIGSRSNVGLRGRDLQTQCAQALTRFSERKLLRAEHFLHLRCEIATADVVEMFDSLCTHPLLRLASVMDHTPGQRQWHDREQWRRFQERNGKLSDEHVATALTELSIEQERYADAHRREIVARCNRLGIPVASHDDTLVEHVEQAKAEGIVLAEFPTTRIAAEAAREHGISTIMGAPNIVRGGSHSGNVSALELAQADLLDILSSDYVPSSLLTAVFELVAKADWSLPRAMATVSAEPARTAGLHDRGAIEAGLRADFVRVTMLDTLPVPRATYRGGMRIV; encoded by the coding sequence ATGTTGATCAGAAACGCGCGCGTCGTGACGCGCGACGAAGTATTCACCGGCGTGGTACGCATCGAGGACGGCGCGATTCGCGACGTCGAACGCGGCACGACCGCCGCGCGCGAGGCCGAAGATTGGGACGGCGACTATCTGCTGCCCGGCCTGATCGAACTGCACACGGACAACCTCGAAAAGCATCTGGCGCCGCGTCCCGGCGTGCAATGGAATACCGACGCCGCCTTCGTGATTCACGACGCCCAGGTGGCCGCCGCCGGCATCACCACCGTGTTCGACGCGCTCGCCATCGGCTCGCGGTCGAACGTCGGCCTGCGCGGCCGCGATCTGCAGACGCAATGCGCGCAGGCGCTTACGCGCTTCTCGGAACGCAAGCTGCTGCGCGCCGAACACTTTCTGCATCTGCGCTGCGAAATCGCCACCGCCGACGTGGTCGAGATGTTCGACTCGTTGTGCACGCATCCGCTGCTGCGGCTCGCCTCGGTGATGGACCACACGCCCGGTCAGCGCCAATGGCACGACCGCGAGCAATGGCGCCGCTTCCAGGAGCGCAACGGCAAGCTGAGCGACGAACACGTGGCCACCGCGCTCACGGAGTTGTCGATCGAACAGGAACGTTACGCGGATGCGCACCGTCGCGAGATCGTCGCGCGTTGCAACCGGCTCGGCATTCCGGTGGCGAGCCATGACGACACGCTGGTCGAACACGTCGAACAGGCGAAGGCCGAAGGGATCGTACTGGCCGAGTTTCCGACCACCCGCATCGCCGCCGAGGCCGCGCGCGAGCACGGCATCTCGACCATCATGGGCGCGCCGAATATCGTGCGCGGTGGCTCGCACTCGGGCAACGTGTCCGCGCTCGAACTCGCGCAGGCGGATCTGCTCGATATCCTGTCGTCGGATTATGTGCCGTCGAGCTTGCTGACCGCCGTGTTCGAACTGGTCGCGAAAGCGGACTGGTCGCTGCCCCGCGCGATGGCGACGGTCTCCGCCGAACCGGCGCGCACTGCCGGACTGCACGACCGCGGCGCGATCGAAGCCGGCTTGCGCGCGGACTTCGTGCGCGTGACGATGCTCGATACGCTGCCGGTGCCGCGCGCGACGTATCGCGGCGGCATGCGGATCGTTTAA
- a CDS encoding alpha-D-ribose 1-methylphosphonate 5-phosphate C-P-lyase PhnJ, whose amino-acid sequence MTPSYDAAADGYNFAYLDEQTKRMLRRALLKAVAVPGYQVPFASREMPLPFGWGTGGIQVTAAIIGRADTLKVIDQGSDETTNAVNIRRFFARTTGVTTTRRTVDATIIQTRHRIPETPLTDKQILVYQVPMPEPLFRLEPRVAESKKLHALADYGLMSVKLYEDIVHHGSIATTYDYPVIVNHRYLASPSPIPKFDNPKMHMNPALQLFGAGRERRIHAIPPYTPVRSLDFDDHPFEVQKWQHACALCGSTDSFLDEMIVNDAGKRMFVCSDSDYCHERRGDAELDPASSVVRKEATA is encoded by the coding sequence ATGACCCCGTCCTACGACGCTGCCGCCGACGGCTACAACTTCGCCTACCTCGACGAGCAGACCAAGCGCATGCTGCGCCGCGCGTTGCTCAAGGCGGTCGCGGTGCCCGGCTATCAGGTGCCGTTCGCGTCGCGTGAGATGCCGTTGCCGTTCGGCTGGGGCACCGGCGGTATTCAGGTGACCGCCGCGATCATCGGCCGTGCGGACACGTTGAAGGTGATCGACCAGGGTTCCGACGAAACCACCAACGCGGTCAACATCCGCCGCTTCTTCGCGCGCACCACCGGCGTGACGACCACGCGCCGCACGGTCGACGCGACGATCATCCAGACACGTCACCGCATTCCCGAAACGCCGCTCACCGACAAACAGATTCTGGTCTATCAGGTGCCGATGCCCGAGCCGCTGTTCCGGCTCGAACCGCGCGTCGCCGAAAGCAAAAAGCTGCATGCGCTCGCCGACTACGGGCTGATGAGCGTCAAACTGTACGAGGACATCGTGCATCACGGCAGCATCGCGACCACCTACGACTATCCGGTGATCGTCAATCACCGCTACCTCGCGTCGCCGTCGCCGATTCCGAAGTTCGACAACCCGAAGATGCACATGAACCCCGCGCTGCAACTGTTCGGCGCCGGCCGCGAACGGCGCATTCACGCGATTCCGCCGTACACGCCGGTGCGCAGTCTCGACTTCGACGACCATCCGTTCGAGGTGCAGAAATGGCAGCACGCGTGCGCGCTGTGCGGGTCGACCGACAGCTTTCTCGACGAGATGATCGTCAACGACGCGGGCAAGCGCATGTTCGTCTGCTCCGATAGCGACTACTGTCACGAGCGGCGCGGCGACGCGGAGCTCGACCCGGCCTCTTCCGTCGTTCGCAAGGAGGCAACGGCATGA
- the phnL gene encoding phosphonate C-P lyase system protein PhnL, whose amino-acid sequence MQSIEAGREAGHEALANERAFADNAALMLRAVGIGKTFTLHGQGGVRIDALADVSLDVERGECVVLVGPSGAGKSTLLRCLYGNYLASAGSIRIRDAAHDDRPVTITGAEPHDVLRLRRGVVGYVSQFLRVIPRVPTLMLVAEPLLSRGVAEDEARERAAALLARLNVPRRLWTLAPATFSGGEQQRVNIARGLIAEHPLLLLDEPTASLDAENRDVVADLIVEARERGAAIVGIFHDEDTRNKVATRRLELKPPLKH is encoded by the coding sequence ATGCAATCCATTGAAGCAGGCCGAGAAGCAGGCCATGAAGCGCTCGCGAACGAGCGCGCGTTCGCCGACAACGCCGCGCTGATGCTGCGCGCGGTCGGCATCGGCAAGACGTTCACCTTGCATGGCCAGGGCGGCGTGCGGATCGACGCGCTCGCGGACGTCTCGCTCGATGTCGAGCGCGGTGAATGCGTGGTGCTGGTCGGTCCCTCCGGCGCGGGTAAAAGCACGCTGCTGCGCTGCCTGTACGGCAACTATCTCGCGAGCGCCGGTTCGATCCGCATTCGTGACGCCGCGCACGACGACCGCCCCGTGACGATCACGGGCGCCGAACCGCACGACGTGCTGCGTCTGCGGCGCGGCGTGGTCGGCTACGTCAGCCAGTTTCTGCGCGTGATTCCGCGCGTGCCGACGCTGATGCTGGTGGCCGAGCCCTTGCTTTCGCGCGGCGTCGCCGAAGACGAAGCGCGCGAGCGCGCCGCCGCGCTGCTGGCACGGCTGAACGTGCCGCGACGGCTGTGGACGCTCGCGCCGGCCACCTTCTCGGGCGGCGAGCAACAGCGCGTGAACATCGCGCGTGGTCTGATCGCGGAGCATCCGTTGCTGCTGCTCGACGAACCGACCGCCTCGCTCGACGCGGAAAACCGCGACGTGGTCGCCGATCTGATCGTCGAGGCGCGCGAACGCGGCGCGGCGATCGTCGGCATCTTTCATGACGAGGACACCCGCAACAAGGTCGCGACGCGGCGCCTCGAACTGAAGCCGCCGCTCAAGCACTGA
- a CDS encoding DUF1045 domain-containing protein, translating to MSGTTWGADARFAVYYAPANGSNWWRAGSAWLGRDAEQNRPCTAPQPSELTRPLAELTEAPRRYGWHGTLVAPFKLDAQTTREDLLAAARAWAATQRSFELPVEAATLGDFVALRPTGQDGDARMREVAASALRALDSLRAKPSAEDLARRLAAPLSERQRALLIEWGYPYVFDEFRFHMTLSSSLADEQERSTLVAWWQGCAGILGPLQIDQAALFVEPAPGEPFVLWERVRFNREGT from the coding sequence ATGAGCGGCACGACATGGGGCGCCGACGCGCGTTTCGCGGTGTATTACGCGCCCGCGAACGGTTCGAACTGGTGGCGTGCCGGCTCGGCGTGGCTCGGTCGCGATGCGGAGCAGAACCGGCCTTGCACGGCGCCGCAGCCGTCGGAGTTGACGCGGCCGCTCGCCGAGCTGACCGAGGCGCCGCGTCGCTACGGCTGGCATGGCACGCTGGTCGCGCCATTCAAACTCGACGCGCAGACGACTCGGGAAGACCTGCTCGCCGCCGCGCGCGCGTGGGCCGCCACGCAGCGCTCGTTCGAATTGCCCGTCGAAGCCGCGACGCTCGGCGATTTCGTCGCGCTGCGTCCTACCGGTCAGGATGGCGACGCGCGCATGCGCGAGGTCGCCGCGAGTGCGCTGCGGGCGCTCGATTCGTTGCGTGCGAAACCTTCGGCCGAGGATCTCGCTCGCCGGCTTGCCGCGCCGCTCAGCGAACGGCAACGTGCGTTGCTGATCGAATGGGGCTATCCGTATGTGTTCGACGAATTCCGTTTTCACATGACGCTGTCGAGCTCGCTCGCCGACGAACAGGAACGCAGTACCCTGGTGGCGTGGTGGCAGGGGTGCGCGGGCATACTCGGGCCGCTGCAGATCGATCAGGCCGCGCTGTTCGTCGAGCCGGCGCCGGGCGAGCCGTTCGTTCTGTGGGAGCGGGTGCGGTTCAACCGCGAGGGAACCTAG